Below is a window of Podarcis muralis chromosome 5, rPodMur119.hap1.1, whole genome shotgun sequence DNA.
TGCAGAAATACTATGCCTCTCACTGCATCTCTTTCTATGGAGAGATAACAACGAATGCTGTAAACATCTATCCAGGTTCCCATCATACTTTCAATTTCCAGTCATATAAGCCAGACCGCCACATCAGGAAGCCAGCATAACATGACCACCAAATTACCTCTAAACTATCCTCATAGTGGAGACATCCAAGAACAGTTCAAGTATGGTTTAACCACTCCCTTGCCGCAAGATTAAGTGCAGTCTGAAAGCAGCTTTTAGCTCTTTCAGGCTATAAAGCAGCCCACACCACCTTGCCCTTTCCCACTCACACCCTCCTCTTCGACAGGAACACTTTCAAATAACCACacattatttctacttttaggAGCATCAACATGCTCAAACTTTAAATCCGAGTGAGAGTGTGGCCAAAAAGAAAAGTGGATCACCCAGAGGTATCAGGGGCCAAGAGCAGCACTGACTGTTCTTTGGATACCTTATTTGTTGAAAGGGGACAGGGGAGAATAAAATAATAGAATACAAGCAAACATTCACTGCTCAAATGTCAGATCTACATACGACCTTATCAAGCATCAAGACAACACCACACACAGCATATCAGATATATGGTTACCCCAATGCCACAAAACATCAGTTGCCAGGATCTGCAGTTAAAATGGTGTGCTTCTTTAAAtaccagggttttgttttttaaacctacCAAGCAATATCAGACGTAAAACATCCAAATATTTCTAAAGACCAAAACAATTCATTCATTCCATGTGCTATGCATTTCTCTGGAGATGAATCAACAATTTTGGCTAAAGGATACACAACTAGATCTTCTCTATTTACAGGCAACACCCTTAAAATTTTGCCCAGTTCTTCTAAATCACCATAAAATGCTCCTGAAAAGTTTCCTCTTACAAAGAGATAATATATTTTCGTACAGCATTCCTGCATTACTAATAGAGAAATTATCAACCCTAAagcaagccttaaaaaaaaaacaaaaacattttccaaGTATTTCTTGGAATGCCAGCTTCCAATGGAGATTAATATTTTGATAGGTTATACAAGAAGCAAAGGGGCAAAAGGTTACCAGTCAAAAAGGAAAGTTGTGACTGGTATCAGCTGCTGCAGAATCAATCATTGCATTCCACCCCCCTCAAGAAAAATCGCTTTACCAAGAGAAGCCTTCTTAAATCAGAAGAACCAGGTGAGAAAAGTGATCTTGGAGAACAGTCTCCAATTAAGGCGTTTCCATAAAAATTCCCTTATGTCTTGAAAGAAATTTTTGAAAAGGCATTTAAACCGGGAatagcaaaaaaaacccctaagcctcTTCATATTGTCTCTGTGGAATTGCAAACCCCATATTGAAAACAGATTTCATCATTTTGATGAAACCTCTTTATCTTGATTTCCACCTGTCCTTTTTCCAGAAGGCCATACCCTATGTCTTCTGCAAATCTGGGGAGAAAGGCCCAGGAGTGGAGGGGCCGTCCATTCCGGACATCGTAAATGGTCCATGAGTACTCAGCACCGATGGAAACTGAAAAACAGAAACCGATACCAAGATTGCACCAGTGTAAAAGGTTTTCTGTGCACTAGCATTTATCTTTTCCACTGATAGCTGGTGTGTTGAGACTATTCATTTCAGCAGAATAATTAACAATTTAACATTACCATTTCTAAGAAGCTCGTCTGTTCATACTTGCCTTTTCAATTCACTACTCACACTGCAAAATGATCTTACAGAAACAAACCAGGGGAGCAAAGCCACCAGAGATGACGTGGCGACAAATGCCTCCGTTTTTCTAACCTGGTACTATAACAGTTTGTCACTAGAGGGCGCTTTCACTGGGCCACTTTTGACTACAGTACATGACTGAGATAAAAGGCTATCCTGGGTTGAATTCTTTTACTCCAAAATGCTTGTGAgactgttattttttttattctgcCAATTAACAGATCAACTGgaaaacctttttaaaagcagctttggACAGCTGTTCTTAGCTCCTGCCAGCACATAATATATAAATGCCACTTCAAGCTTCAAAGTTTGTAGATTACGTtgagtattctctctctctctatatatatatatatctcatacGCATACCTGAACCTGCATATCACAACCTTGGTTCTCTCATCTCAGCATCCATATACAAGAACTGAGTAATTTACTTACGCCATTTTGATGTACACACCACGTCACACAAATTAAAGATACAAGCTGTACCTTAATTTTTCTGAAAGGCTTGAATAATAGTGAAAAattgtacaccacccttcatccaaagatcacagggcggttacAACAAAAAAATTTActcttatgtacagtggtacctcgggttacatatgcttcaggttacatatgcttcaggttacagactccgctaacccagaaatagtacctcggattaagaactttgtttcaggatgagaacagaaattgtgctttggcagcagcaggaggccccattagctaaagtggtgcttcaggttaagaacagtttcaggttaagaacggacctccggaaagaattaagtacttaacccaaggtaccactgtacacaacatAACAACATACTCAATGTGTTCCTATTCAATCACTAAACGGTATCCTTCACCTGGAATCGGGTGTGGCACTCAAAGCGAACAATTATTTGCTCATCTTACCATTGGATTATCCCAATGACAAAACTATGCTTACTCTTCGGAATTAACACAAGGTCTCCACTGTGCTCATGTTCCATGTTTCATTAAGGATTTTCCATTAAAAGAACAAAGCTAAAAAGAACACATTAAAAGAACATTTTCCAATCCATTGTGCTTAAACTGGAAGGCTTCCAGAACTAAGGGTACTACAAAGTCTGGATTACATGGACTATTGTTAGCACTCACCCTCCAAGTCAGAATTGGAaaagcatgctttttaaaaattctggttTGCAGTGCAAGTGTTAACCACAGTTTTCTGATTCACTGTCACGGAATCTAAAATCAGCAGTAAGCTGCAAAGTGAAAGTGAAACTGTGCAgaagaggagggagcagaggagcccATGGCTTGTTTCTCAAATGGAGAACCATCTGAATTGAGATGAACTTCTAAATGAACCTATAAGAAGAGGAGATATTTCTATTTTTGCAAATCTTGTTGGCTCTTTTACATAAGTCATCCACTGGTGGAGTaagggggggtgcggtgggtgcggccCGCCCCTGCTGTTATCCCTGAAGGGGGGGTGATATCGCCCCCCATCCCCCATTcccctgggatgcttgccccGCCCCCCGAGTACACAGCAGGTGGGACACTCcaagtgccagagcagctagctccacctctgaagTCATCCACTGGAACTTACCTGGAAAAGGGTGTTAGCACCTTGCAATCTTGCTGGGCTGAGAGGGGCAACTGGACTGAGAGTGCTCCAGAAATGGATACTGGAGAGCAAGGGGCTTGGGGTCAGCAAAATAGGCGTCTGTGAGACATACAAAACAATGTCACAACACCAGTTTAATATAGGAACTTAACATAAGAAACCATTTAACACCTGAACTTCCATTACCAGCAGTATAACTAGCAAGCATTTAACACTTCCAAGCCACCGAGGTCACCTGGgcttagaatcattgaattgtagagttggaagggatcctgaagaTCATCtatgccaaccccctgcaatgagggaATGTGCAGCATACGGGGAGTGAACttgaaaccttggcattatcagcaccatgctctaaggaAGCCAAGGCAGTTGTTTCAGCATCAGTTGATGGCACCAGACACCCAAAATAGCAGGTGATCAAGTTTGGAAAGTCACTACTTCAGTTTAATAGCTTTTGGTGAATGTGTGCAAATCTACAATCGAACATGAACTAGATAGAACAGATTCAAGCAAAGACGGTCACTTTTAACAGTGATCTGAACTAATTTCTGACATCTAAGCTTTGTTCATGCTGTACTCACACagctagtattttttaaaaaaaacaaaccatgcaCCTAAACCTTGCTGTATACTTTCTCTCTTTGAAATTAAGCTAGCACAGAAATTTCTCTCTTTGAAATTAAGCTAGCAAAAAGAGCATGACATTTGCATTGGCTTTTCGTGTATCCAAACATGAAAAATCAGCTTAGGATGTTTGGATCTCTCAAATGATTTTCATGCCACCCTTGCCAAAAAGTTCCAGAAACGTGAGGCATTCTAAACTGActctatgctctacctccatcaTGTAAAGATCAGTGCATATTACACTAAACACACCTTGGTCTGGTTGGCTATGTACCTGATCACAGGCAACAGGTTAGATTTCCATCCAGCTTAGAAAAATCCCTGTCTGCTCACTCATAACCTTTAGAAAAGTTAGCACACCTCTTCTGAAGAGGTCATCTCTCTGCCATGCTTCCTGCACACATACGGGATTTGGTTTAGAAGTAACGGAAGACAGGATTACCTGTGAAAAAAGTGCTGGTGTAAGAGAAGCAGTAGGGAGAGAAGGGCTTAGTATCCCCAGCGGACTTGGGTCACTGCCAGTAATGACCAGAGTGGGAGCAATTTCCAGCCCTTTAGGCTTTCTAGTTCGGCTATGACGAAACTCCTTTTCTAGCATGGAAGAACCCTGCTCTTTGAACTCCAAGACTTGGTTCTGAGAATGTTCCAGCTGCTGGCACGACACAGGCTCAGGATCTGTGTCTATAGCCAGATCAGAACTTAAAGGTGGCAAAGGAGACCTGGGAGgaacctggagaggaggagaaacggAGGCTGCAGGAGGAGTAGGGGCGAAATTGGCGGTCAAGCACGGCAAGGATGTGGACGTCTCAGCTTTCGGTGTTACCAGGGACTCCAAAGCCTGGAGACTCTCATCTGAGCCAGAAGGGAGAGTGGAAGCAGCTGACAGAGTAGAGGGTGGCTGAGCGGTAGAGGCGAGGGGGGAGATCGAAAGCTTTCTGGAGGACACGGTCACAAATTTTATGACCGACGGTGTCGGATCCTGAGGACCCTTTTTCTCCACCAGTTTCTCAGTCGGGTTCTCCATATTGATTGGCTTAAAGAGTTTTACACAAGAGGAAGAGTTCAGGGAGTTCAAAGTGAATGAAGAATATAGGCCTGAGTGGATGTAATCGTTGCGGCTGGAGGACTTTGCACAGGGCTGAGGCTTCTCCTTCCCACAGTTCTCCACGTCCTTTGCAGCATTGCTAACATCTATCAAGCCCGCCTGAGACTCGGCATCACCCTCAATCCTGCCAACCGCTAAGGGGTCCATATTCAAAATCTCCGGGTAAGACACAAACTTGTAAACAAACTTCTGGCCATTCACTTTTTTGATGATGTTCTGTGGAAACATCAAACAATAAGAAGGCGTCAGGCACTCCTCTCATTTGAATTCTTGCTTCAGCGCCTCAACCCAAGGACGCCCCACTTCAATAAGAAAATTACTTACATTTGAGGACAAGCTTAGTTACATAGTTATTATGTGTTAGATCCAGGCTAAGTTGCTAACACTTCATCAGCAACGACCaagccccattgattttaatggaaatGAAGTACAACTAGCTTAGCCTGGATTCTgcctacatttatatcccacccttccattTAGAAACTCAGAGTGGcttaagggggtggggggagtcctaGGTACTGTTCATCCCTGCAGCAATCAGGTCACACCCAAAGTTAGCTTCAACAAGGCTACAGCACTGGCTGAATCCAGAACATTCACCGATCATggaaagttttgccatttctctcCTGTCTGGCCACCCACACACTAAAAAGCCCATCCGCAATGTGCATTAAATCATAATGGCCCTGAACTTATGTCACACATAATAGGCCCAGACTCAGTCTACTACCTACACATTTTATGGCCTTGATTTAAAAGGCAAGGAAGCTTAAGCCCAAATACTGAAGATGGGCACTGTGTTTGCATCTGTGGGCGCACTGTGTTACAGCACCAAGGTTAAGTACTCAAATGAGAGAAGATTTATGTAACTTTTATGTAGCTGATGGGAAATAAGCAGCTGACATTCAGCAAAACAGCATGAACTGCAGCCACTTCAATGCCTCTAAGCCGTATTCAGCAGCACTTATTTCCTTCTGTACTTACTGAAGTACTGAATTGTAAGTTTAATGAGCAAGCCAATGTTATCTCAACTTTAAGTTCTAATCTGCAGGCCTCCGGAACATTTATTTTCTTATCCCATGCACCCACACAAGGACAGTTTGAAAAATAAGATCATATGAAAATATCCCTCTTCCTTCTACTTGGGTAGCACTGAATAGGCTCCTTCTAGGGGGGAAGCAATGTACTTGCACAGGAGGTGGGGGAGCTTCCTATGTCGTTCACTATTCTGGAAAAGGCAGTGCATGTATATGTGAAGTAAAAGGGTGGGGGAGATTAAAGTCTATTTGAATTCAGacttaaaacaaaatattttaggACAGTGCCAAATACAAAATGGCATCACAGGAGTATAGCAAGTTGTAATTACTTTGTGTTTTTAGGGCTTTCATTTCCCCGAAATTTGTACTCATTTTTGGCAACCTGACAGGTGATTTTCTTGGAAAGCCTCACTTAAACGTCTAAGACACTTAATAACTCTTTAGAAGTACTTCAGGGCCTGAAAATCTAAACTCTCAGCCACAGAAAACAGCTCTCATGATACCcaagcttgtacagtggtacctcgggttacacacgcttcaggttacatacgcttcaggttacacactccactaacacagaaatagtgcttcaggttaagaactttgcttcaggataagaacagaaatcgtgctccggcggcgcggcagcagcaggaggccccattagctaaagtggtgctaagaacagtttcaggttaagaacagacctccagaacgaattaagtacttaacccgaggtaccactgtatagcattgcATTACCCTTGGAACACAGAAAAGCTCATTAGGCTGGGGCAGAAGGAAAGGAGGGTTCCACATCTGATACAAACTAAATGCTGGAGTTACCTTCACATAGTAATATCTGAGAGCACGACTGAGTTTGTCGTAGTTCATACTGGGCTTGTTTTTACGGATCCCCCAGAGGCGGGCCACCTCTTCCGCCTGCAGCAACTTGAACTCTCCGTCATTGGAGGTCCAGCAGATGATATCCTTGTTCCGAGGCTCCTGGAGGAGTTGTAAAAGGAACTGCCACAAGGTGATCGCACTGTCCATAGCAGTGAGCTGAAATGCAGAAGAAGAGAAGCTGAGAAGATTCTCACAGGGGTCGTACacaatgctttggggggggggcacatgcacaTCCCTCCTAAAATAAACGGTATGTTTGCAATAATTAGTACTGCCGGAGGAGAAACACGAGTTAccaacagaaacaaaaaacaaaagtttaggagggccacattctctacACTGGGACTATTAAGAGTCTCATTTTGTTAAATCAAAACCGTTTGGAGAGCCACACTAACTCATTACATTTATCTATGAAAAGTCCCTCCATAGGTCTAGCTTTGCTCATCAGAAACTGTGCCAGTTCAGCAGCCAGATTAGACTCTTTGCAGAACGTTCAAAACAAAAATAGCGCAAATAGCACACAAAGCGAAACAGCCACAATtacaatttacattttttttctctTAAGAAAATGCATTACTACTGATGCTGGAGGGGCAAAGGTTGTCGTCTTGTTCAAGGACTGGCCAccatgttgctttttattttagcACTCAAATTCTACTTCTGAATGAAATCCAAATTATAAAATAGAACACATTAGAGAAGGGATAGTCAgtgtggtgccctgcagatgctgttgaTCTCCATCTCTCATCAACCCCTCCTagcatggctaatagtcagggaTAAATCAAACAACATCAGGAAGCTACTACATTGGCCAGCTCTGGATTAGAGAATGAAAGGCGCCCAGGCCAATTTTCATATTATGCAAACAAATATACCCTTCATAAGCAACCACCAATCCTGGCTATCTGATGAATGTTCAAGTAAATCCACACATTTGCAAACATGTGTTGGGTCATATTCACATGTTACCACCTTACATGTACACCTGAAAAACTGCCGTGTCTGAACAGACAGAAACCTGCTACCACATCCTCATTCAAAGAAGGAGAGATGAGCAGCCAGGCTACCCACTGGTGCAGGCACCTTGCAAGTTCTAGCCTTAATATTACATTGTCCTCCAAACTCCTACAActgaagaaagcaggagaggtgcCCAGTTACCGGTAGATATGCAGCACACTGAAATAAAGAGGTTCTTCAGTGGTGGAAATATTCATCTCACCTGGCTCTTATTTCACCCAAGTGAAATTTACCATTGGCAAACCATGTGCAAAGTCCAGTGTAATGGGGGCTATCTTTTCCTCTCACACAGGCCAAAGCGAGATGTAGACACAGCAGAGGCTGTAGCAGCAGGACTTATTGGAAGGTCACTATGAGGATGGAGCTGAAGTCTTGGCCCACCACTATCCTCAAGGTCCTTTCactaaactaccgtatttttcgtcccacaGGACGCTccatcccataggacgcacctagttttttggggggaaaataaaagggggggaattttcctttatttcccacccaaaagcaggtcggggaaaccaaaccaggtcgaggaacagtgggatggcggcgctgcgcctcccagctgtcccccgagcttgtggggctggccgatgtctgcccggcgtgaggggcgccctgcttcagggcgccccgcccacccgccgggcgggagtctgctatccgcagcgttgggagtcctgcggggaactcctgcagggctccccacgctgcggatgtatgcccggcgcgaggggcgctctgcttcagggcaccccgcccgccaggcggcaggctgctatcctcagcgtggggagccctgcggggaactcctgcagggctccccacgctgcggatgtctgtccggcgcgcggggcgctctgcttcagggcgccctgcccgccgggcggcaggctgctatccgcagcgtggggagccctgcgggaactcccgcagggctgcctaggctgcggaggtgttcccaaagcgccgggcgctctgctttcagggcacccgacgctccgggaagcaggctactatccgcagcctagacagccctgcgggacctcccacagggctgcctaggctgcgggtgtgttcccgaagcctggagagcgagaggggtcggtgtgcaccgacccctctcgctctccaagcttcagcgaaagcctgcattcgccccataggacacacccagatttccccttcatttttggagggggaaaagtgcgtcctatagggcgaaaaatacggtaactcctgAGATATACAAACTGCCAGTTGCAGGGCAGGTGGTGCAAACTGATACCCAGAATAACTTTGGTAGCATGTACACATTACTGAATCAAGACAAAAAGTAAGAAATAATTCTGTAGGAGAAACTCTTCGGCCTATTCAAAGGAGATGATTGAATGTAGTTGGCTCTATAAAAGGATTCACAGCACAATCTAGCATGACAAAACAGGGTTAAGCATTCCTAATTAAATTTTGCCTTGGGGCAGGTActtctccctgctccccctttAGGTAGAGTCTGTCATTCCGTCTGTTTTTAATGGGACCTTGCCAAAGGAAGGAGTCATTTAAAGAACTCAAGGCATGCACCACACAGATATGCAACACTAGCAGACTGTACTGTTAAAAGAACAGACCTGTGTTGAGTCTTTTAATCTGTTTCTTGCTGGATATTCAGAAGGAGCAGATCACAACCCCCCTAAACTCTACTTCTGACTAGAACCAACAGGATTATCTGCCTCAAGACACAACCAGGTAAGATAACTGAGGAAAACCCAGTTTTACATGCAAAGGATCAACTCTGTCACTTTGCACTAATCCAGCTAATAAACTATGATTTGGTTTTTACTTTTCAGTATAGAACCCACCTTTCTAAGGAACTGCTTACCGTTTTGCTTCTGTTCAGGCATTTTGCTAGCAAATAATGATGTCTTATAGGAAAAAAACCAAGCTATAGTTATGCCACTATCCTATAGCTAGGACAAAAATACACATGCACCCTCACTACAGGGATGGGTGGGAGCTTTGTGCACTAGTACACTTTCCTTTTTATCCCTCAACAACTCTGATTCTACTCCAGCACAGCTGCAAAGGTATTCTTACTTACTGGACCTATTAGTTGCTTGTTACTTAAAAGGTCTCCAGGTGGTTTACACTGAAAACGGAAGCATaaattcaactaagttgttgcatgTGCCATGGAACAAGGTCTGCTCATGCAACTAAACTttcctcccctcacacacaccccaccagctCTGGAGGGTTAGGGGGCATGGAGGTCCTATTATGCAAGCATACCCCAGTCACAGCTACGTTCAATTCCACCCCACATTACACTGACATTTACATTCAACACCTGGTGCCAAAAGGATGTCAGTATGGGCTTACTTCAAAtggtgcctgcacattttgcttcatgacTTTCATTCTACAAGGTTTAGTGTCTAGGTCCCCTACTGGGGACAAATAAAGCAGCAgctcctgttccccaccccctttgatGGCTCTGTCCTTGAATAGGCCAAAAGTATTCTCCCTGGGTGGCCCCATTTCAATGCCTTTTTTTGGAACAGAGCCATTCACTTTGTTATTATAGGGGGGAATATTTATAAATGCATCCTTATTGTAGTTCAGATATTTTTGATTTAAGAAAATGCTGTGATCTCAGTAAGCATTTCCGGGGAGGAAATCAAAGTTCACAGGAGAAAGGGTAGGCTTGC
It encodes the following:
- the ELK4 gene encoding ETS domain-containing protein Elk-4 isoform X1, with the protein product MDSAITLWQFLLQLLQEPRNKDIICWTSNDGEFKLLQAEEVARLWGIRKNKPSMNYDKLSRALRYYYVKNIIKKVNGQKFVYKFVSYPEILNMDPLAVGRIEGDAESQAGLIDVSNAAKDVENCGKEKPQPCAKSSSRNDYIHSGLYSSFTLNSLNSSSCVKLFKPINMENPTEKLVEKKGPQDPTPSVIKFVTVSSRKLSISPLASTAQPPSTLSAASTLPSGSDESLQALESLVTPKAETSTSLPCLTANFAPTPPAASVSPPLQVPPRSPLPPLSSDLAIDTDPEPVSCQQLEHSQNQVLEFKEQGSSMLEKEFRHSRTRKPKGLEIAPTLVITGSDPSPLGILSPSLPTASLTPALFSQTPILLTPSPLLSSIHFWSTLSPVAPLSPARLQGANTLFQFPSVLSTHGPFTMSGMDGPSTPGPFSPDLQKT
- the ELK4 gene encoding ETS domain-containing protein Elk-4 isoform X2 yields the protein MVSVNHSKLVSASSQLTASAPIQLANASVALKHEMPPLNLLQDCSGEQASNPSAISNLICTSETGVSQSKVKKDGEKPQTTIYEAYLRLPDFCPELSRDFSPTLEEIEEFLNEKMAILKDELNDQQQLTAMDSAITLWQFLLQLLQEPRNKDIICWTSNDGEFKLLQAEEVARLWGIRKNKPSMNYDKLSRALRYYYVKNIIKKVNGQKFVYKFVSYPEILNMDPLAVGRIEGDAESQAGLIDVSNAAKDVENCGKEKPQPCAKSSSRNDYIHSGLYSSFTLNSLNSSSCVKLFKPINMENPTEKLVEKKGPQDPTPSVIKFVTVSSRKLSISPLASTAQPPSTLSAASTLPSGSDESLQALESLVTPKAETSTSLPCLTANFAPTPPAASVSPPLQVPPRSPLPPLSSDLAIDTDPEPVSCQQLEHSQNQVLEFKEQGSSMLEKEFRHSRTRKPKGLEIAPTLVITGSDPSPLGILSPSLPTASLTPALFSQTPILLTPSPLLSSIHFWSTLSPVAPLSPARLQGANTLFQFPSVLSTHGPFTMSGMDGPSTPGPFSPDLQKT